The sequence TCAGTACTAAAAGCAAAAGAAAATTACAAGGCAACACAAAATGCCTGTAAACTTTGTTCGCCACTGGGAGCCAGCGTTGCCTACAAAGGTTTTAAAGGCTGTGTTCCGCTAATTCACGGCTCGCAGGGTTGCGCCACTTATATTCGCCGCTACCTTATTTCACACTACAAAGAGCCCATCGACATTGCCTCGTCGAACTTTACAGAAGATGCAACCATTTTTGGTGGCGATGAAAACTTTAAACTGGCAGTCCTTAATATTATCAATCAATATAAACCGGAAATTATAGGTATCGCTTCAACCTGTTTGAGCGAAACCATTGGCGACGATGTTAGCCTTTTTCTGCACCATTTTCTGGAGAAACATCCTGAAATCGACACCGATTTTGTAATAGCTTCAACACCTAGTTACCAGGGAACGCACATCGACGGGTTTCACGAAGCCGTTTCCGGCGTAGTAAAACATTACGCAAAAAAAGGTCTTTCACAAGAGCATGTAAATCTCTTCCCCGGTTTTGTTTCAACCGAAGATTTGCGCTTGCTGAAAGAAATTATGGCCGACTTTTCGTTGGAAGACATTATGATGCCCGATTATTCTGAAAGCCTTGATAACCCCGTTTGGGATACTTATCACCGTATTCCCGAAGGCGGAACTTCAAAAGAGGATGTTGTAAAAAGTGGTTCTGCCCAAGCCAGTATCGAATTCGGTACTATTCTAAATAGAGGGAAATTATCTGGTCGCGTAAAAAGCAAACAATTGTCGCGCACCGGGGCACAATTCCTGAAAAACGAAATGGACGTGCCATTAATAAATATGCCAATGCCAATTGGTATTACGCAAACCGATGCCTTTTTAGAGGAGCTGAAAAATCTTTCGGGCAACGATATTCCTGAAAAATATACCAAACAACGTGGTCGCCTGGTAGACGCTTATGTTGATGCACATAAATACACATTCGGCAAAAAAGCAGTGGTTTATGGCGAAGAGGATTTTGTAGTTGCCATGGCAGCTTTCCTCGATGAAATTGGAATTGAGCTGGCGCTCGTTGCCACAGGCGGCGAAAGCGGCATGCTGGAAGCAGAGATAAAAAAATATTGTCCTGAAAATAAAGATAAAGTGGTGGTTCGCGAAGGATACGATTTTGAAAGTATCCGCGAGTGGAGCCTTGAAAATAAGCCTGATATTCTGATCGGACACAGCAAAGGCTACTATATCGCCCGCGAGCTTAATATCCCGATCGTTCGCGTAGGTTTCCCGGTTCACGACCGTGTGGGCGGACAACGCATAAAACATCTTGGTTATTCAGGTACGCAGGAACTATTCGATAAAGTAGTGAATGCACTAATTGAACACAAACAAAGTAATTCGCCGGTAGGCTATAAATATATGTAATAACAATTGCGAGAACTCGCAGCTAAAAAGCAGAAGGTTATGATTGACATTAAAACACATCCCTGTTTCAATAAGCATGCAAAAGGCAAATATGCCCGCGTGCATCTCCCGGTGGCACCGCAATGTAATATTCATTGTAATTATTGTAAGCGCGATTACGATTGCGTAAACGAAAGCCGCCCTGGTGTTACCAGCGAAGTACTATCACCTGAGCAGGCATTGGCCTACACCATCAGGTTAAAAGAAAAAATGCCGCATTTGTCGGTTGTGGGTATTGCCGGCCCCGGCGATCCGTTCGCCAATCCAATTCAAACGATGACAACGCTTCGGTTGATTCGTAAAGAATTTCCGGAAATGATCCTTTGTCTTTCGTCAAACGGGCTGAATGTATTGCCGTATGTTGATGAATTGAAGGAGTTGGAAGTAAGCCACGTTACCATTACGTTGAATGGAACAGAGACAAAAACATTGTCGCAACTTTATAAATGGGTGCGTTTCGAGAAACGCGGATATTTTGGAGAACAGGCAGCTGAAATTCTGCTCAGAAACCAAATGGAAGCAATTCGTGCGTTAAAACGTGCAGGTATTACCGTTAAAATTAACTCAATTGTAGTGCCTGGAATCAATGATAATGTGATCATTGATATTGCCAAAAAGATGAAAGAGATGGAAGTGGATATTATGAATACCATTCCGCTCTACCCGGTTGAAGGAACTCCTTTCGAGGATTTTGAAGAACCTTCTCCAAAACGCATGAAAGAATTACAAAACGGTATAAAAGAATATTTACCACCGATGACACACTGTGCACGTTGCCGTGCAGATGCTGTTGGTTTGCTGGGACAAGACGATGCAGAAGCAAAACAAATTTTGTCGGAAGTTTCGAACCTGTCGGTGAATGTTGACAAAACAAAACCATATGTGGCAGTTGCCAGTCACGAGGGACTGTTGGTAAACCAGCACCTGGGAGAGGCAACACAACTCTATATTTTCAGAGAAACGCCAAATGGCTACCGTTTGGTGGAGCAACGTTCAACGCCAAAACCGGGAGCAGGAAATAGTCGTTGGGCAGTACTGGCTGATGTAATTGATGATTGTAGGGCCTTGCTGGTTGGCGGAATCGGACCATCACCATCGTCGATTATTGGCCGTGCAGGAATCAAGATCGTTGAAATGACCGGTTTGATTGATGAGGGATTGGATGCCGTTTACAAAGGCAAAGAACTCCGGACACTGAAAAAAACCGATGTTTTCAAATGCGGATCAGAATGTTCGGGAAAAGGAACCGGTTGCGGTTAACGCGACCCCTCCTAACCTCCGCAAAGGGGAGGAATTAGGACATGGAATAAAGGATGCATTCAATTATAAATTTAATAGACCAGACTCCCTCTCCTTTGGAGAGGGCTGGGGAGAGGTTAAAAAATGAGAATAGCAGTAACAACAACCAGTGGAGTAAAGGTTGACCAGCATTTTGGAAAAGCACGTAGTTTTTCGATCTACGATGTAAA comes from uncultured Draconibacterium sp. and encodes:
- a CDS encoding nitrogenase component 1, producing MFELNSVLKAKENYKATQNACKLCSPLGASVAYKGFKGCVPLIHGSQGCATYIRRYLISHYKEPIDIASSNFTEDATIFGGDENFKLAVLNIINQYKPEIIGIASTCLSETIGDDVSLFLHHFLEKHPEIDTDFVIASTPSYQGTHIDGFHEAVSGVVKHYAKKGLSQEHVNLFPGFVSTEDLRLLKEIMADFSLEDIMMPDYSESLDNPVWDTYHRIPEGGTSKEDVVKSGSAQASIEFGTILNRGKLSGRVKSKQLSRTGAQFLKNEMDVPLINMPMPIGITQTDAFLEELKNLSGNDIPEKYTKQRGRLVDAYVDAHKYTFGKKAVVYGEEDFVVAMAAFLDEIGIELALVATGGESGMLEAEIKKYCPENKDKVVVREGYDFESIREWSLENKPDILIGHSKGYYIARELNIPIVRVGFPVHDRVGGQRIKHLGYSGTQELFDKVVNALIEHKQSNSPVGYKYM
- a CDS encoding radical SAM protein, coding for MIDIKTHPCFNKHAKGKYARVHLPVAPQCNIHCNYCKRDYDCVNESRPGVTSEVLSPEQALAYTIRLKEKMPHLSVVGIAGPGDPFANPIQTMTTLRLIRKEFPEMILCLSSNGLNVLPYVDELKELEVSHVTITLNGTETKTLSQLYKWVRFEKRGYFGEQAAEILLRNQMEAIRALKRAGITVKINSIVVPGINDNVIIDIAKKMKEMEVDIMNTIPLYPVEGTPFEDFEEPSPKRMKELQNGIKEYLPPMTHCARCRADAVGLLGQDDAEAKQILSEVSNLSVNVDKTKPYVAVASHEGLLVNQHLGEATQLYIFRETPNGYRLVEQRSTPKPGAGNSRWAVLADVIDDCRALLVGGIGPSPSSIIGRAGIKIVEMTGLIDEGLDAVYKGKELRTLKKTDVFKCGSECSGKGTGCG